The Pseudomonas sp. SCA2728.1_7 DNA segment CAACTGCCGCCGCAGCCGGTGACGGTCGGCGAGCATGGCGTGATCGAGGTTTTTCAGCAGTTTGTCGATGGAGGGCGATTCGTCGGTCATCGGGTAGGCAATTCGGTCGTCTATTTATGCAGGGGGCGGATTGTCGCAGATTTGGCGGATTTGTGGCGTGTCTGGGGGATTGCTGCCCTCACCCTAGCCCTCTCCCGGTGGGAGAGGGGACCGATCGGGGGATGCTTCAAAGGTACATCGACCTGAACGTGCATCACCGAATCCATAATCGCCAAGCTCTTTCAGGTCGGCGTTTGACCCAAGACACCTCGGTCAGCCCCCTCTCCCTCCGGGAAAGGGGGCGGTTGGGTGATACTCCACAGATGCATCGACCTGAAAGAGCCTTGCCAAATCCATAATCGCCAAAATCTTTCAGGTCAATGTTTGGCGCAAGACACCTCGGTCGGCCCCCTCTCCCTCCGGGAGAGGGCTGGGGTGAGGGTGTTTTTTTTAAAGAGCTACTCGTTGTCGAGGCCTTTACGCCGATACGGGAAAACATCAATGACCTTCCCCGCCCGAATCGCCTCCTGCAAACTCTTCCAGTAATCGGCGTTATACAACTCGCCATGCAGCTGATCGAACAACTTTCGCTGCCCCGAATCGGCAAACAGGAACGGCGGAAACTCCTCGGGAAACACATCCAGCGGCCCGATCGAATACCACGGTTCGGAGGCCATTTCGTCCTCCGGCGTGCGCGGCGCGGGAATGTGACGGAAGTTGGCCTCGGTCAGGAAGCAGATTTCGTCGTAGTCATAAAACACCACCCGCCCGTGCCGGGTGACGCCGAAGTTTTTCAGCAGCATGTCACCGGGAAAGATGTTCGCCGCCGCCAATTGCTTGATCGCCAGGCCGTAATCCTCCAGCGCCTCACGTACCTGCGCATCGTTGGCGTTTTCCAGATACAGATTGAGCGGGGTCATCCGCCGTTCGGTCCAGCAGTGCCGGATCAACACGGTGTCGCCCTCGACTGAAACCGTCGATGGCGCGACTTCCAGCAATTCCTCAAGGCACGCCGGATCGAATTTGCTCAGCGGAAAACGGAAGTCGGCGAACTCCTGGGTATCGGCCATACGCCCTACCCGGTCGACGCTTTTCACCAATCGATACTTCTCGATCACCGTGGCACGGTCGACGTTTTTCGAAGGCGAGAAACGGTCCTTGATGATTTTGAACACGGTGTTGAAACCCGGCAGGGTAAACACGCTCATGACCATGCCGCGTACACCAGGGGCCATGATGAACTGGTCGTCGGTGTTGGCCAGATGATTGATCAGCGCTCGGTAGAACTCGGATTTGCCGTGCTTGTAGAAGCCGATCGAGGTGTACAGCTCGGCGATGTGTTTGCCCGGCAGGATGCGTCGCAGGAAACCGATGAATTCCGCCGGTACCGGCACATCGACCATGAAGTACGAACGGGTGAACGAGAAGATGATCGACACATCGGCTTCGTCGGTGATCAGCGCATCGATCTGGATCCCGCGCCCTTCGCGGTGCAGCAGCGGGATCACCAGCGGCCATTGCTCGTCGCGGGTGTAAATGCGCCCGACCAGGTACGCGCCCTTGTTGCGGTACAGCACCGAGGAAAACAGCTCGACACTGAGCTCAGGATCTTTGCACACCCAGTCCGGCAGGTTCTCGCGCAGCTGCGCTTCGAGGCGAAGCAAGTCGCCGGGCAGATCGGCGTAATCCTCGCTGAAACGGTAGTCGGCAAAAATGCTCGCGAGCATCCCCGACAATTGCCCTTGCGGTTTGTAGGTACGGGTTTGCGCGGCGCGGGCGCGGCGCAGGCTCGGGCGCGTGGTGTGGATGAACATGCAGCCGTCACTGATCAGGTCATGGCTGAACAGCCCGCAGAAAATCGAGTTGTACCAGGTCTCGGACAGCTCATCGTCGAAGCGCAGGTCGATGACGCTGATGTAGGCACTTTTCACCAGCGGCCAGCAGCTGACATTCATCAGCGTTTCGTCGTCGAAGTATTCGCGCAGACGGGCGATGGTTTCGCCGACCTTGTCTTCGTAGAGGTTGATCCGCGCTGCCGACGCGGTTTGCGTCTCCTGCCAGCGCGCCTGCTCGAAACGCTCCCGGGCGCCGTCGGTGATGCGCCGGAAATGCTCGCGGTAATCGTCAAAGCCATCGAGGATCATGCGGGCGATGTCGGTGGCTGGCCATTGCTGCGGCATAGATAAGACCTCGGCGTGCGTTTGGAAATCTGTGCCTGAGCTTAGCTACGGATGCGCGCACAGGTGAAGTGCAATTTCTGCCAAATCTGCGCCGGGGTTGTACGCCAACAGCGTTTTAGCAAAGTTTTTTTAATCGACCGTTCGGTCAGTTAAGCGCCTGAGCGGTGCTGCCTCTCATCCTGCGCCAGCCCGCGAATTCTCTGGGCTTCGGATCCAATACAAAGCAGATGCTTCTAGGCCGTGGCTTTGCTGCATATTCACGCACCCTCAGCGACGACGCCAGATTGGTCTTACCAAAATAGTGGCACTTTGATATACAGCCCGCCATTACCCGCCTCATAACAAGATCCTCGCTGACGAGGACGACCTCCCCCCTCAAAGATCAAGGAGCACACTGATGTCTATCCGGAATCTGCGCATAGGTTTGCGCGCCAGTTTGAGCTTTGCCGTTTTGGCCAGTCTGCTGGTGGTGGTCGGCCTGTTCGGTCTGGGCCAGATGAAAACCCTGCGCGAAAGTGCAGCGGTGATCGAAGAATCGTGGATGCCGAGTATCGAGAGCATTCATGACGCGGCGGCGAATATCGCCAGCATCCGCCTCGAATCCTTGCGTCTGATCGCCGTCACCCAACCCGCGGTGCGCGACCGAAGCAAAAGCATCCTCAAGGCGCAACGCGAGGAGTTGCTCAAGCGCCTCAACGACCACAAAGCCTTGATCGCCAGTGATCAGGAACAGGCGATGCTCGACGGCTTGAACGCGGCCGTCGGCAAATACCTGAGCATTCTCGATCAGATTGTCAGCCAGATTGACGCGGGGCAGAACGAGCAGGCTGCCACGCGTTTGAGCAACGAACTGGCACCGCAGGGCACTGTGCTCGACAAGACGCTGGAGCAGATGATCAGCCTCAATCAACAAGGTGCAGACGACGCCGCCGATGCCGCCGCAGCCATGTATGAACGGGCATTGTGGATCGTCGCGTCGATCATCGTGGTCGCCCTGATTGCCACCTTGCTATTGGCCTGGCTGCTGACCCGCAGCATCACCACCCCGATCAATCAGGCACTGGATGTCGCGCGGCGCATTGCTGCCGGCAATCTCAGTGGCGAAATTATCAGTAGCGGTAAAGATGAAGCCGCGCAGTTGCTCGAAGCCCTCGCCGAGATGCAAGGCAATCTGCGCTCGACCATCCGCGGTATCAGCGAATCAGCGCAGCAATTGGCTTCCGCTGCCGAGGAAATGAGTTCGGTGATGGAGCAAAGCACCCGCGGTCTGCAACAGCAGAACGACCAGATCGAACAAGCTGCCACCGCGGTCACCGAGATGAGCACGGCGGTGGACGAAGTCGCTGCCAACGCCGTGTCCAGCGCCGAGGCGTCTGCCGCATCCAACGAGGACAGCAAGCACGGCCACGTGCAGGTCAGCGAAACGATCAGCTCGATTCAGGAGCTGGTCGATGCGGTACTCGGTGCTTCCGCACAAGCCGAGGGCCTGGCCACGCAGGCACAGGACATCAGCAAAGTGCTGGAGGTGATTCGCGGGATTGCCGGGCAGACCAATCTGTTGGCGCTCAATGCGGCGATCGAAGCGGCGCGCGCCGGTGAAGCCGGGCGCGGTTTTGCCGTGGTCGCCGATGAAGTGCGTTCGCTGGCGCAACGCACGCAGAATTCCACCGAAGAAATCGAGCTGATGATCAGCAGCATCCAGCAAGGCACCGGGGCAACCGTTGGCGCGTTGCAGAGCAGTGCCGAGCAGGCGGGTCAGACGTTGCGCCGCGCCAACAGTGCCGGTCAGGCACTGGAAAAAATCACCGCGTCGATCTCGCAGATCAACCAACGCAACCTGGTGATCGCCAGCGCGGCCGAGCAGCAGGCACTGGTGGCGCGTGAGGTCGATCAGAATCTGGTGACCATCCGTGACCTCTCGACCCAAACCGCCGCTGGCGCCACTCAGACCTCAGCTGCAAGCCAGGAACTGTCGCGTCTGGCGGTCGATCTCAACGGTCTGGTGACACGCTTTGTGATCTGACCGATAAGTTGCATGCCCGAATAGCGGTTGCCTTCGTCAGGGCGCTCGGCAACACTCTCGTCCCGATCAAGGAAGGAGACCCGCCGTGAGCCCTGTCGATATTTTCCGTATGTTGTCGCTGGCAGCCATCTGGGGCGCGAGCTTTCTTTTCATGCGCATTATTGCGCCGGTGATTGGCACGATTCCGACCGGGTTCTTTCGCGTATCGATTGCGGCCGTTGGCCTGCTGGTGATCCTCGGGCTGATGCGCGTGCGCTGGGATTTCAAAGGCAAACTGAAAACCGTGATGCTGCTGGGCGTGATCAACTCAGGGATTCCGGCGACGCTGTATTCGGTTGCTGCCCAGGTTTTGCCGGCCGGTTATTCGGCGATTTTCAACGCCACCACGCCGCTGATGGGCGTGCTGATTGGCGGATTGTTCTTCAGTGAAAAACTCACCGCAGCCAAACTCGGCGGGGTGTTCCTCGGCCTGTTCGGTGTTGGCGTGCTGACCCGCGCCGGTCCCGTGGCATTTGACATGCAGCTGTTGATGGGCGCCCTCGCCTGCTTGCTGGCGACCACTTGTTATGGTTTTGCCGGTTTCCTCGCGCGTCGCTGGCTGGATCAGGCCGGTGGACTGGACAGCCGATTGTCGGCGCTGGGCAGCATGCTCGGTGCGACGTTGTTCCTGTTGCCGTTGTTCGGCTACAGCGTGATCACGTCACCGCCGGTCAGTTGGGGCGGCTGGAATGTCTGGTTGTCGCTGTTGGGCCTGGGTCTGGGCTGCACGGCGTTTGCCTACATCATTTACTTCCGCCTGCTCAGCTCGATCGGCCCGGTGAAATCGATGACGGTGACCTTCATGATTCCGCCGTTCGGGGTGTTGTGGGGGGCTTTGCTGCTGGATGAGCCGTTGTCGATGGCGCACATTTATGGCGGGGTGTTGATTGCTGCGGCGTTGTGGTTGGTGTTGAAGCCGGCGGTAGTGAAACCTTCGCAGGTAACAGCCCGCTAGACTTCTGGCGCTGCTGAAATGGCTATCGCGAGCAGGCTCACTCCTACAATTGGAATGCGTTCCCCTGCAGGAGTGAGACTGCTCGCGATCGGCGGCCTAAAAGCCGCCACCTGACGATCTGTTACCCCCTTTCACGAAACACAAATGCCAGGCCGACCACAATCAACAGCATCCCCAGCACACTCAACGCCGCCAGGCGATTGCCGAAAATCAGATAGTCCATCACCGCCGTCACCGCCGGCACCAGATAGAACAGACTGGTGACATTCACCAGATTGCCCCGCGCGATCAGTCGATACAGCAACAACGTCGCCAGCACCGAGACCACCAGCCCCATCCACAACACCGGCACGATAAAACCTGTGCTGTGTTCAAAATGGAACGGCTGAAACGGCACGAAAATCCCGCACAACAACAGCCCGGCCAGATATTGCACCGGCAGTGTACCGAGGGGATTGTCGGTGATGCGTTTCTGCATGATCGAGCCCAGCGTCATGCTCGCCAGCGCCAGCAGACCAAACAGCATCCCCGCCCATGACATCCCGGCCAGACCGATGCCCTGATAAACCACCATGATCAGACCAGCCAGCCCCAGCGCCAGCCCGAACATCCGGCTCGCGGAGCGCTGCCGCTCCATCAACACCACGGTGAGAATCGGCTGCACGCCCATGATGGTCGCCATCACGCCCGGAGTGACTTTGGTGTTGAGCGCCAGTAGATAGAAAATCTGATAGGCCCCCAACAACACCACACCCGTGGCAATCGCAAACAGCATCGGTTTGCCGCCCTTGGGCAGCTTCAGCTTCAGCAACGGCGCCAGCAGCACGAGTCCGCAAAAGGCAATCGCGAAACGAATCAACAGAAAGGCAAACGGCGAAGCGTGGGCCAAACCCCATTTGGAGAAGATCGCACCGCTGCTCCACAGCAGAACGAACAGGCTCGTGGACGTCGCCGCGAGCGCGGATTTTTTCGACAGGACAAACATGAATACCACCTGTAGTCAGGCAAGAAGCCAACTCAGCCGAAGCTGAAATTCAGTAGGTTTTTCTGGCGGGCGGCAGGACTCAGCAGACAGCGCTGATCAGCCCGAAACGCCAACGCCCGGCGGTGATACGACTGCGCACACCGGCGTGCTACTGACAGGTGGGGGGTAATGACTGATCTGCTTGGGCTGCTGATTCCCGCACGGCACGACGCCAGCGTTGACCGCTGAATCGACTACCGCGTTGATGAGGGATACAGGCATTTGCGCAGATCTTTTTTGAGAGGGTGGAAGGTGAGGCATACGACTCACGAGCGCCGACTATAACCAGCGTGGGACATGGATTGCAATGATTTGGACAAAGGGCCAGTAGCGACGGATGCATGAGAGCTGCATAGGCTGTTGAGCAACCGCAACACCTATCGATGGGGAGACATGGAATGCTCGAAATCATATGCCAAGGGAACGGAGTTATCTGCGCTATCAGTTGTATCGGTCAGAGGCGAGAAAGGCGACTAGTATCACCACCAAGAAAATGCTTTTTCATGAGGGAGCAGACTTTTCGAAAGTACGCTTCGAAGCCATCGATGCTCAGGCAATGAGTGCTTTTGAGCTTTGGGATAACCCGCATTTTTCCTGGGGAGATGTCGTCACTTGGAAGACCCGAGAACCCTTGTCTCTGGATGTCGCGATCTGGTTTGAACAAGAGCTCCGCGGGCTGTGTTTTGTCATTCCAAACAATAGCCGTCAGCGAATTCGAATCGTGCGGCTAGAGGGAAGGCCAGGGGAAGCGCATCCACTTAAAAACCGTATCGCGGCGTTGGCGATGCTGGCCATTGACGAATTTGCCCAAATTATTGGCAGCAGATTGATTGAAGTTCAGGAGCCCATGCAAG contains these protein-coding regions:
- the aceK gene encoding bifunctional isocitrate dehydrogenase kinase/phosphatase, which gives rise to MPQQWPATDIARMILDGFDDYREHFRRITDGARERFEQARWQETQTASAARINLYEDKVGETIARLREYFDDETLMNVSCWPLVKSAYISVIDLRFDDELSETWYNSIFCGLFSHDLISDGCMFIHTTRPSLRRARAAQTRTYKPQGQLSGMLASIFADYRFSEDYADLPGDLLRLEAQLRENLPDWVCKDPELSVELFSSVLYRNKGAYLVGRIYTRDEQWPLVIPLLHREGRGIQIDALITDEADVSIIFSFTRSYFMVDVPVPAEFIGFLRRILPGKHIAELYTSIGFYKHGKSEFYRALINHLANTDDQFIMAPGVRGMVMSVFTLPGFNTVFKIIKDRFSPSKNVDRATVIEKYRLVKSVDRVGRMADTQEFADFRFPLSKFDPACLEELLEVAPSTVSVEGDTVLIRHCWTERRMTPLNLYLENANDAQVREALEDYGLAIKQLAAANIFPGDMLLKNFGVTRHGRVVFYDYDEICFLTEANFRHIPAPRTPEDEMASEPWYSIGPLDVFPEEFPPFLFADSGQRKLFDQLHGELYNADYWKSLQEAIRAGKVIDVFPYRRKGLDNE
- a CDS encoding methyl-accepting chemotaxis protein produces the protein MSIRNLRIGLRASLSFAVLASLLVVVGLFGLGQMKTLRESAAVIEESWMPSIESIHDAAANIASIRLESLRLIAVTQPAVRDRSKSILKAQREELLKRLNDHKALIASDQEQAMLDGLNAAVGKYLSILDQIVSQIDAGQNEQAATRLSNELAPQGTVLDKTLEQMISLNQQGADDAADAAAAMYERALWIVASIIVVALIATLLLAWLLTRSITTPINQALDVARRIAAGNLSGEIISSGKDEAAQLLEALAEMQGNLRSTIRGISESAQQLASAAEEMSSVMEQSTRGLQQQNDQIEQAATAVTEMSTAVDEVAANAVSSAEASAASNEDSKHGHVQVSETISSIQELVDAVLGASAQAEGLATQAQDISKVLEVIRGIAGQTNLLALNAAIEAARAGEAGRGFAVVADEVRSLAQRTQNSTEEIELMISSIQQGTGATVGALQSSAEQAGQTLRRANSAGQALEKITASISQINQRNLVIASAAEQQALVAREVDQNLVTIRDLSTQTAAGATQTSAASQELSRLAVDLNGLVTRFVI
- a CDS encoding DMT family transporter, whose translation is MSPVDIFRMLSLAAIWGASFLFMRIIAPVIGTIPTGFFRVSIAAVGLLVILGLMRVRWDFKGKLKTVMLLGVINSGIPATLYSVAAQVLPAGYSAIFNATTPLMGVLIGGLFFSEKLTAAKLGGVFLGLFGVGVLTRAGPVAFDMQLLMGALACLLATTCYGFAGFLARRWLDQAGGLDSRLSALGSMLGATLFLLPLFGYSVITSPPVSWGGWNVWLSLLGLGLGCTAFAYIIYFRLLSSIGPVKSMTVTFMIPPFGVLWGALLLDEPLSMAHIYGGVLIAAALWLVLKPAVVKPSQVTAR
- a CDS encoding DMT family transporter, with the protein product MFVLSKKSALAATSTSLFVLLWSSGAIFSKWGLAHASPFAFLLIRFAIAFCGLVLLAPLLKLKLPKGGKPMLFAIATGVVLLGAYQIFYLLALNTKVTPGVMATIMGVQPILTVVLMERQRSASRMFGLALGLAGLIMVVYQGIGLAGMSWAGMLFGLLALASMTLGSIMQKRITDNPLGTLPVQYLAGLLLCGIFVPFQPFHFEHSTGFIVPVLWMGLVVSVLATLLLYRLIARGNLVNVTSLFYLVPAVTAVMDYLIFGNRLAALSVLGMLLIVVGLAFVFRERG